The sequence AACAGCTTGGGCGTTCGCATTCCCAAGGCTGTGGCCGAGCAAGTTGGTCTGGCTGAAGGAACTCAGGTGAGCTGCGAGCTCGCTGGTGAGGAAATCGTCATTCGCAAGCAACGTCCCCGCTATACGCTTGAGGAGCTAGTTGAGGGCATGAGTCCGGACAACGCTCATGCCGAGCTGGATTGGGGATCGCCCGTAGGTCAGGAGCACTGGTAGTGCGCGAGGGTATCCCCGAGCGCGGCGACATTGTCTGGGTAAACTTCGATCCGCAGCGGGGCCGAGAGCAGGCCGGGCATCGGCCGGCTCTGGTGCTGTCGCCGTATCGCTACAACGAACGAGGCACGCTCCTGTTGGCGTGTCCAATAACGCGACAGGTCAAGGGCCACCCCTGGGAGGTAAAACTGCCGGATGGTTTGGGAGCCCAAGGTGCCATCTTGGCGGACCAGATTCGGGCGTTGGACTATCGAGCCCGAACGATGGAATTTTTCGAGCAGGCCCCCAGTGAGGTCATATAGCAGAACAACTTTACTCGTGAACGGCATCTGTTAAAATAGCTGAAAGACCGGTGGCCGAATCTAGCTGTTGCTGATGGACCAAACTATTACGCACACCGTTAAGCTCCTCGAACTCTTCATCAATGATAAACCCAGTGCTGAAGAACTAAAAAGAGCCTTAGCGGTCAAGCTGAGCTGGGAAGGTTAC is a genomic window of Cyanobacteria bacterium QS_8_64_29 containing:
- a CDS encoding AbrB/MazE/SpoVT family DNA-binding domain-containing protein codes for the protein MATVQKWGNSLGVRIPKAVAEQVGLAEGTQVSCELAGEEIVIRKQRPRYTLEELVEGMSPDNAHAELDWGSPVGQEHW
- a CDS encoding mRNA-degrading endonuclease yields the protein MVVREGIPERGDIVWVNFDPQRGREQAGHRPALVLSPYRYNERGTLLLACPITRQVKGHPWEVKLPDGLGAQGAILADQIRALDYRARTMEFFEQAPSEVI